From a region of the Helianthus annuus cultivar XRQ/B chromosome 5, HanXRQr2.0-SUNRISE, whole genome shotgun sequence genome:
- the LOC110940471 gene encoding organic cation/carnitine transporter 7, with protein sequence MAEQTSTYTLDEALVAVGFGKFQGWLIVYAGLGSIAEAMEVMILSFIGPSVKSEWNLSSTEESLITTVVFAGMLIGAYSWGFVSDNFGRRKGLLSIAIVTSGASVLSAFSPNYISLVVLRCIGGIGLGGGPTYNSWFLEFVPAPSRGIWMVIFSTFWTVGTIVEAFLAWIIIPRYGWRWLLAISAIPALATLVFYKLVPESPRYLCLKGQTTEAYDILKQASMVNQSQLPSGILLSDQITCSDQDLDAVEDTLLLSPKRNKKIALKTSFSTLWMLFSANMCKTTFLLWMLFFGNSFSYYGIILLTSELSNGDNACTSFTLLTANGSDDAIYRDVFITSLAELPGLVFASFIVDRIGRKHSMELMFIIGFVFLLPLLSVQSEIFTMVSLFGSRMFIIGTFTVANIYAPEIYPTAVRATGVGIASSVGRIGGMICPLVAVSLVSECHQTAAIILFEVVIILSGLCVMLFPHETMARELADTVSDPVSPKEENVDVN encoded by the exons ATGGCAGAGCAGACATCTACATATACATTGGACGAAGCACTTGTAGCCGTGGGATTCGGCAAGTTTCAAGGATGGTTGATCGTTTACGCAGGTCTTGGTTCCATTGCTGAAGCAATGGAGGTAATGATTCTTTCCTTTATCGGACCATCAGTTAAGTCCGAGTGGAATTTATCATCTACCGAAGAGAGCCTAATAACAACTGTAGTTTTCGCTGGTATGCTCATCGGTGCATATTCATGGGGATTCGTCTCAGATAACTTTGGAAGGAG AAAAGGTCTTCTGAGTATAGCTATTGTGACTAGTGGAGCTTCTGTTCTAAGTGCCTTCTCTCCAAACTATATTTCATTGGTCGTCCTTCGTTGCATAGGAGGCATCGGTCTAGGTGGCGGGCCCACTTATAATTCTTGGTTTTTGGAATTTGTTCCCGCTCCAAGCAGAGGCATTTGGATGGTTATTTTTTCGACTTTCTGGACCGTAGGCACAATTGTAGAGGCCTTTCTTGCTTGG ATCATCATTCCCCGTTACGGTTGGAGGTGGTTGCTAGCAATATCTGCTATTCCTGCGTTGGCTACTCTCGTgttttataaacttgtacccgaGTCTCCGAGATATCTATGTTTGAAAGGTCAAACAACGGAAGCCTATGATATACTGAAACAAGCATCAATGGTCAACCAAAGTCAACTTCCTTCCGGGATCCTTCTTTCCGATCAAATTACCTGTTCAGATCAAGATCTTGATGCTGTCGAAGATACCCTTCTGCTTTCTCCAAAGAGAAACAAAaagattgctttgaaaacaagtTTCTCAACCTTATGGATGCTATTTTCGGCAAATATGTGTAAAACCACCTTTTTGTTATGGATGTTATTCTTTGGGAATTCGTTTTCATACTACGGGATCATATTGCTAACATCGGAACTGAGCAATGGCGACAACGCATGTACCTCGTTTACTTTACTCACAGCTAACGGTTCCGATGATGCTATCTATAGAGACGTATTCATCACCAGTTTGGCAG AGCTCCCGGGTCTGGTTTTTGCATCTTTTATAGTGGACAGAATCGGCCGCAAGCATTCAATGGAACTCATGTTCATCATAGGGTTTGTATTCCTTCTACCACTGCTTTCGGTTCAATCCGAGATTTTCACAATGGTTTCATTATTTGGATCGCGTATGTTCATCATTGGAACGTTCACCGTCGCCAATATATATGCTCCAGAG ATATATCCAACCGCTGTGAGGGCTACAGGTGTCGGAATAGCGAGCTCCGTGGGTAGAATAGGGGGAATGATTTGCCCTCTAGTGGCTGTTTCTCTGGTCAGCGAGTGCCATCAAACGGCTGCAATCATTCTGTTTGAGGTTGTGATAATTCTTTCAGGTTTGTGTGTTATGTTATTCCCGCACGAAACCATGGCCCGGGAACTGGCTGATACGGTTTCTGATCCCGTTTCGCCGAAGGAAGAAAATGTTGATGTAAATTAG
- the LOC110940472 gene encoding glucan endo-1,3-beta-glucosidase 6 — MRNPTRVCKLCVIVMLIPFLSWVESVNGIGANWGTQCSHPLPPETVVRMLLDNGIQKVKLFDADYGALRALSKSGIEVMIGIPNDMLATMGNLKAAEKWVSKNVSAHLSNSVDIRYVAVGNEPFLATYNGSFLRTTYPALVNIQRALVNAGLGGKVKVTVPQNADVYSSGSAGGPSNGDFRADIHDYIFQITKFLNDNGSPFTVNIYPFISLYIDSNFPVEYAFFDGQATPVNDGGTTYTNMFDANYDTLVWALQKNGFPNMGIIVGEIGWPSDGDRNANNEYAQRFMQGFMTHIAGGKGTPMRQAPIEAYLFSLIDEDQKSIQPGNFERHWGVFYYDGQPKYSLNLGTTTNGALIPARNVRYLQRKWCVLKDSVKMDDPSIAQSVSYACALGDCTSLGYGTSCGDLDAKMNISYAFNSYYQINNQLDEACKFPNVSTVTKDDPTTGSCRFGIMIEPYYGGADRRLGSGGFVAGLVLLLLTIL; from the exons ATGAGGAACCCAACAAGGGTTTGCAAACTTTGTGTGATAGTTATGTTGATTCCATTCCTGAGTTGGGTTGAGTCAGTGAATGGGATTGGGGCTAATTGGGGAACACAGTGTTCTCACCCACTGCCTCCAGAAACAGTAGTGAGGATGCTTTTGGATAATGGGATCCAAAAAGTGAAGCTTTTTGATGCAGATTATGGTGCTTTAAGAGCTCTGAGTAAGTCTGGAATTGAAGTCATGATTGGAATCCCTAATGATATGCTTGCTACCATGGGTAACTTAAAGGCTGCTGAAAAATGGGTTTCAAAAAATGTTTCAGCCCATCTTTCTAATAGTGTTGACATCAG ATATGTGGCAGTTGGAAATGAACCATTCTTAGCAACATATAACGGATCTTTTTTGAGAACCACTTATCCGGCGCTTGTAAACATCCAACGCGCTCTAGTAAATGCTGGGCTCGGGGGGAAAGTTAAAGTCACCGTGCCCCAGAATGCTGATGTCTACTCTAGCGGCTCGGCAGGGGGCCCATCCAATGGTGATTTCCGGGCTGACATCCATGACTACATTTTCCAAATCACCAAATTCTTGAATGACAACGGGTCTCCTTTCACAGTCAATATCTACCCGTTCATAAGTCTTTATATTGACTCAAATTTCCCGGTTGAATACGCTTTCTTTGATGGTCAAGCAACTCCTGTGAACGATGGTGGGACGACCTACACCAACATGTTTGATGCTAACTATGATACCCTCGTGTGGGCCCTACAAAAGAATGGGTTTCCCAATATGGGAATCATAGTAGGAGAGATCGGGTGGCCTAGTGATGGGGACCGGAACGCTAACAATGAGTATGCTCAACGGTTCATGCAAGGGTTCATGACTCATATAGCGGGCGGGAAAGGGACACCGATGAGACAAGCGCCCATCGAGGCGTATTTATTCAGTTTGATTGATGAAGACCAAAAGAGCATTCAACCCGGTAACTTTGAAAGACATTGGGGAGTGTTTTATTATGACGGGCAGCCCAAATACTCGTTAAACCTCGGAACAACAACCAACGGCGCCCTCATTCCCGCCCGTAATGTGAGATATCTACAAAGGAAGTGGTGTGTTCTTAAGGATTCAGTTAAGATGGATGACCCGTCGATAGCTCAGTCGGTTAGTTACGCGTGTGCACTTGGGGATTGCACGAGTCTCGGGTATGGAACTTCTTGTGGCGATTTGGATGCTAAAATGAACATTTCGTATGCTTTTAACAGTTATTACCAGATAAATAACCAGCTTGATGAGGCTTGTAAGTTCCCCAATGTTTCAACCGTCACGAAAGACGACCCTACAACCGGGTCCTGCAGATTTGGGATCATGATCGAGCCGTATTACGGAGGTGCTGACAGAAGGCTGGGCTCGGGTGGATTTGTTGCAGGACTGGTACTGTTGTTGCTTACAATTTTGTAA